Proteins from a genomic interval of Luteibacter pinisoli:
- the hemE gene encoding uroporphyrinogen decarboxylase, with protein sequence MAADVLRNDRFLRALRREATDTTPIWVMRQAGRYLPEYRETRGRAGSFMGLATNPEYACEVTLQPLARFELDAAILFSDILTIPDAMGLGLSFEAGEGPRFARPLRDAASIHALAVPDMDGELRYVMDAVRLIRKELDGRVPLIGFSGSPWTLACYMVEGEGSRDFARVKAMAWNDPALAHKLLDTVAQSVAAYLIAQARAGAQALMVFDTWGGLLGPAPFREFSLHYMAQVVDAVKADPACDGIPVILFSKGAGGQLEALADTGCDALGVDWTLDIGEARQRVGKDVALQGNLDPAVLRASPEVVAREARAVLDAFGNHPGHVFNLGHGITPEVDPENVKVLVDTVHAHGRKIRGG encoded by the coding sequence ATGGCCGCTGACGTGCTCCGCAACGACCGTTTCCTGCGCGCACTGCGCCGCGAGGCCACCGACACCACGCCCATCTGGGTGATGCGCCAGGCCGGCCGCTACCTGCCGGAATACCGCGAAACCCGCGGCCGTGCCGGCAGCTTCATGGGCCTGGCCACGAACCCCGAATACGCCTGCGAAGTGACGTTGCAGCCACTGGCGCGCTTCGAGCTGGACGCGGCCATCCTCTTCTCTGACATCCTCACCATCCCTGACGCGATGGGCCTGGGCCTGTCGTTCGAGGCCGGTGAGGGACCGCGTTTCGCCCGTCCGCTGCGTGACGCCGCGTCGATCCACGCCCTTGCCGTGCCCGACATGGACGGCGAGCTGCGCTACGTGATGGACGCCGTGCGCCTGATTCGCAAGGAACTCGACGGCCGCGTGCCGCTGATCGGCTTCTCGGGCAGCCCATGGACGCTGGCCTGCTACATGGTGGAAGGCGAAGGCTCGCGCGATTTCGCACGGGTGAAGGCCATGGCCTGGAACGACCCGGCGCTCGCGCACAAGTTGCTCGACACCGTGGCGCAGTCCGTCGCGGCGTACCTCATCGCGCAGGCGCGCGCGGGCGCCCAGGCGCTGATGGTGTTCGACACCTGGGGTGGCCTGCTAGGCCCTGCCCCGTTCCGTGAGTTCTCGCTGCATTACATGGCCCAGGTCGTGGATGCGGTGAAGGCCGACCCGGCCTGCGACGGCATCCCCGTGATCCTGTTCTCCAAGGGCGCGGGTGGCCAGCTGGAAGCGCTGGCCGACACCGGCTGCGATGCGCTGGGCGTGGACTGGACGCTGGATATCGGCGAAGCCCGCCAGCGCGTCGGCAAGGACGTGGCCCTGCAGGGCAACCTCGACCCGGCCGTGCTGCGCGCCTCGCCCGAAGTCGTGGCCCGCGAAGCCCGTGCGGTGCTGGATGCCTTCGGCAACCACCCCGGCCACGTCTTCAACCTCGGCCACGGCATCACGCCGGAAGTGGACCCGGAAAACGTGAAGGTGCTCGTGGACACCGTCCACGCCCACGGCCGGAAGATCCGCGGGGGCTGA
- a CDS encoding WGR domain-containing protein produces MRIYMQTMPATGAEAPRYVQITLEQDLLGGWTLYRESGTQGGKATLKRDVYLERDAALAAFEKARDAQIKKGFKVMFSQGQESAHGR; encoded by the coding sequence ATGCGGATCTACATGCAAACCATGCCGGCGACGGGCGCTGAAGCGCCCCGCTACGTCCAGATCACCCTCGAGCAGGACCTGCTCGGCGGCTGGACCCTGTACCGTGAAAGCGGCACGCAGGGTGGCAAGGCGACGCTGAAGCGCGATGTCTACCTGGAGCGCGATGCCGCGCTCGCCGCGTTCGAAAAGGCGCGCGACGCCCAGATCAAAAAGGGTTTCAAAGTGATGTTCAGCCAGGGCCAGGAGTCAGCGCATGGCCGCTGA
- the aroB gene encoding 3-dehydroquinate synthase: protein METVDVELAGRDYPVWIGPGLIGDSARWRARIRGRHVLVVSNTTVAPLYLGALEKGLEGLHWSVHLLGDGETHKTFANVGKVLDALAALGATRDACVIALGGGVVGDLAGFAAACWMRGIDFIQMPTTLLAMVDSSVGGKTGVNLPAGKNLVGAFHQPRAVVADIDVLRSLPQREFLAGVAEIVKGAAIGDEPFFAWLEANADALAAREPGVLVEAIARKCRYKAGVVARDETEQGERALLNLGHTFGHALETAGNYSEILHGEGVAIGMVLAARLSANLGMAPAADTDRLVALLQRLGLPTEPSRLHAASRLLDLMRLDKKNTAGTLRLILWRGVGRAEIVAGVADADVLGVLG, encoded by the coding sequence ATGGAAACCGTCGACGTCGAACTGGCCGGCCGCGATTACCCCGTATGGATTGGCCCCGGCCTGATCGGTGACAGCGCGCGCTGGCGCGCGCGCATCCGCGGCCGCCACGTGCTGGTCGTCAGCAACACCACGGTCGCCCCGCTGTACCTCGGCGCGCTGGAAAAAGGCCTGGAAGGGCTGCACTGGTCCGTGCACCTGCTTGGCGATGGCGAAACACACAAGACCTTCGCCAACGTCGGCAAGGTGCTCGATGCCCTGGCCGCGCTGGGTGCCACCCGCGATGCCTGCGTCATCGCCCTGGGCGGCGGCGTCGTGGGCGATCTTGCCGGCTTTGCCGCGGCCTGCTGGATGCGCGGCATCGACTTCATCCAGATGCCCACCACGCTGCTGGCGATGGTGGATTCGTCGGTCGGCGGCAAAACGGGCGTGAACCTGCCGGCGGGCAAGAACCTCGTTGGCGCGTTCCACCAGCCGCGCGCGGTGGTGGCCGATATCGACGTGCTGCGCTCGCTGCCGCAGCGCGAATTCCTCGCCGGCGTCGCGGAAATCGTCAAGGGCGCCGCCATTGGTGACGAACCGTTCTTCGCCTGGCTGGAAGCAAACGCCGATGCACTCGCCGCGCGCGAGCCCGGCGTGCTGGTGGAAGCCATCGCCCGCAAGTGCCGCTACAAGGCCGGCGTGGTCGCGCGCGATGAAACCGAACAGGGCGAACGTGCCCTGCTCAACCTGGGCCACACCTTCGGCCACGCGCTGGAAACCGCAGGCAACTACAGCGAGATCCTGCACGGCGAAGGCGTCGCCATCGGCATGGTGCTGGCGGCGCGCCTCTCCGCGAACCTGGGCATGGCACCGGCGGCGGATACGGACCGGCTGGTGGCGCTGTTGCAGCGCCTTGGCCTGCCCACCGAGCCGTCGCGCCTGCATGCGGCCAGCCGCCTGCTTGACCTGATGCGGCTGGACAAGAAAAACACCGCGGGCACGCTGCGACTGATTTTGTGGCGCGGCGTCGGCCGGGCCGAGATCGTCGCGGGCGTGGCCGATGCGGACGTGCTTGGGGTGCTGGGCTAA
- a CDS encoding shikimate kinase, with product MNPSPNLFLVGPTGAGKTTIGQRLAAHYGLPFVDLDVEIEKRHGMSIASMFEREGEATFRARESAHLDEFSLRQGIVLATGAGAVMAGANREILMTRGAVLMLAVEVDEQLDRLQHDTARPMIAGGDRRGRLEALADARNHVYEEVADLIFRGRHEGPDDALPRAVALLDRHWRRA from the coding sequence ATGAATCCTTCGCCCAACCTGTTCCTGGTCGGCCCCACGGGCGCCGGCAAGACCACGATCGGCCAGCGCCTCGCGGCGCACTACGGCCTGCCCTTCGTCGATCTGGACGTGGAGATCGAAAAACGCCACGGCATGTCGATCGCCAGCATGTTCGAACGCGAGGGCGAGGCCACGTTCCGCGCGCGGGAAAGCGCGCACCTGGACGAGTTTAGCCTTCGCCAGGGCATCGTGCTCGCCACCGGCGCTGGCGCGGTGATGGCTGGCGCGAACCGGGAAATCCTGATGACCCGCGGCGCGGTGCTGATGCTGGCGGTGGAAGTGGACGAACAGCTCGATCGCCTGCAGCACGATACGGCCCGCCCGATGATCGCCGGCGGTGATCGCCGCGGCCGTCTCGAGGCGCTGGCCGATGCACGCAACCACGTCTACGAAGAAGTGGCCGACCTGATCTTCCGCGGCCGCCATGAAGGCCCCGATGACGCCCTGCCCCGTGCCGTGGCACTGCTCGATCGCCACTGGAGGCGCGCCTGA
- a CDS encoding NAD-dependent epimerase/dehydratase family protein has translation MHAGVLIAGAGDVGMRAARLFAARGHAVFALRRHPPAEAPPGVTWVRGDLTDPSSLAALPTVGIVVFAATPDAREEAAYRAVFVDGLRHLIAALPVAPARTVFVSSSAVHGEHGGAWVDEATPPAPPGFNGRVLLEAEDWLAHAGVGGVSVRLAGLYGPGRTQLLDRLREGKAAVPRGQGVYANRIHVDDAAAALVHVAWLDAPAPVYLGVDDTPLPIDVLYDHLASLVGAPTPPDGPPPAGVGSKRLSNALLRASGFRCTWPDAREGYAALLP, from the coding sequence ATGCATGCCGGCGTGCTCATTGCCGGCGCCGGCGACGTCGGCATGCGCGCCGCGCGCCTGTTCGCGGCGCGCGGCCACGCCGTGTTCGCCCTGCGCCGGCACCCGCCCGCGGAGGCGCCGCCGGGCGTCACCTGGGTGCGCGGTGACCTCACCGATCCGTCGTCGCTGGCCGCCTTGCCAACCGTGGGCATCGTCGTGTTCGCGGCCACGCCCGACGCGCGGGAGGAGGCGGCCTATCGCGCGGTCTTCGTGGACGGCCTGCGCCACCTGATCGCCGCCTTGCCGGTGGCGCCGGCACGCACCGTGTTCGTGTCGTCCAGCGCCGTGCACGGCGAGCACGGCGGCGCCTGGGTGGACGAGGCCACGCCACCGGCCCCGCCAGGCTTCAATGGGCGGGTGTTGCTCGAGGCCGAGGACTGGCTGGCCCACGCCGGCGTGGGCGGCGTCTCGGTGCGCCTGGCGGGCCTCTACGGCCCGGGCCGCACCCAGCTGCTGGATCGCCTGCGCGAGGGCAAGGCCGCCGTGCCACGCGGGCAGGGCGTGTATGCCAACCGCATCCATGTCGACGATGCGGCGGCCGCGCTGGTCCACGTGGCATGGCTGGATGCGCCGGCACCGGTTTACCTCGGCGTGGACGACACGCCCCTGCCGATCGATGTGCTGTACGACCACCTGGCCTCGCTGGTCGGCGCACCGACGCCGCCGGACGGCCCCCCGCCCGCCGGGGTAGGCAGCAAGCGACTGAGCAACGCGCTGCTGCGCGCGAGTGGGTTTCGCTGCACCTGGCCCGATGCCCGCGAGGGTTACGCCGCCCTCTTACCGTGA
- a CDS encoding kinase gives MESTDASTLAEGVLGRFAAAIAQAGRPFILGISGLQGSGKSTLGAGLIQAAAARGLGAVTLSLDDAYLTHAERQALGRQVHPLLRTRGVPGTHDLALLASTLSALEKASPERPVPIPRFDKGADDRYDTRLWPAEPEVPALVVLEGWCLGVGPQDEAALAAPVNALERDEDPDGTWRRWVNAQLPAYQPLWSAIDALVLLEAPSWDVVARWRDEAEQPLRDRGEPRAMDASALARFLQHYERLSRHALATLPAKADLLIRLDAQRGTSR, from the coding sequence ATGGAATCGACGGATGCTAGCACGCTGGCCGAGGGGGTCCTTGGACGTTTCGCCGCAGCCATCGCGCAGGCGGGGCGGCCGTTTATCCTCGGCATCTCCGGGCTCCAGGGCAGCGGCAAGAGCACGCTGGGCGCCGGGCTGATCCAGGCCGCCGCCGCGCGTGGCCTCGGTGCGGTCACCCTCTCGCTGGATGACGCCTACCTCACCCACGCCGAGCGCCAGGCCCTCGGCCGCCAGGTGCACCCGTTGCTGCGCACGCGCGGGGTCCCGGGCACCCACGATCTCGCCTTGCTCGCCTCGACACTCAGCGCGCTGGAAAAGGCCTCGCCCGAGCGCCCGGTACCGATCCCGCGCTTCGACAAGGGCGCGGACGATCGCTACGACACCCGCCTCTGGCCGGCCGAGCCCGAGGTTCCTGCGCTGGTGGTGCTGGAAGGCTGGTGCCTGGGCGTCGGTCCGCAGGACGAGGCGGCGCTGGCGGCGCCGGTGAACGCGCTGGAGCGCGACGAGGATCCCGACGGCACGTGGCGCCGGTGGGTGAATGCGCAGCTGCCGGCGTACCAGCCGTTATGGAGCGCGATCGACGCCCTGGTGCTGCTGGAAGCGCCCTCGTGGGACGTGGTGGCGCGCTGGCGGGATGAGGCGGAGCAGCCCCTGCGCGATCGCGGCGAACCCCGGGCCATGGACGCCTCGGCGCTAGCCCGCTTCCTCCAGCACTACGAGCGGCTCAGCCGCCACGCGCTCGCTACGCTGCCGGCCAAAGCCGACCTGCTCATCCGCCTCGATGCGCAGCGCGGCACCTCACGGTAA
- the pdxH gene encoding pyridoxamine 5'-phosphate oxidase has protein sequence MLSQDILQTFRGLLDEAKTGGELEPTAMNLATVDGNGRVHSRIVLLKAVDEHGLQFFTNYESDKAAQIAGHDQVALCFHWKTLREGIQVRFEGRARKTSSEVSDAYFATRPRGSQIGAWASKQSQELPDRQTFEDRVAHFEKEFEGRDVPRPAHWGGYLVSPDRIEFWYGATFRLHERIVHTGHGTSWSTRLLYP, from the coding sequence ATGCTGAGCCAAGACATCCTCCAGACCTTCCGCGGCTTGCTCGACGAAGCAAAGACCGGCGGCGAACTCGAACCGACGGCGATGAATCTTGCCACGGTGGACGGTAACGGCCGCGTGCACTCGCGCATCGTTCTGCTCAAGGCCGTCGACGAACACGGCCTGCAGTTCTTCACCAACTACGAAAGCGACAAGGCCGCGCAGATCGCCGGGCATGACCAGGTTGCCCTGTGCTTCCACTGGAAGACCCTGCGCGAAGGCATCCAGGTGCGCTTCGAAGGCCGTGCGCGGAAGACCTCGTCCGAAGTGTCGGACGCGTACTTCGCCACGCGCCCGCGCGGCAGCCAGATCGGCGCGTGGGCCTCGAAGCAGAGCCAGGAACTGCCGGACCGGCAGACCTTTGAAGACCGCGTGGCCCATTTCGAGAAGGAGTTCGAGGGCCGCGACGTGCCGCGCCCGGCCCACTGGGGCGGCTACCTGGTGTCGCCGGACCGCATCGAGTTCTGGTACGGCGCCACCTTCCGCCTGCACGAACGCATCGTGCACACCGGCCACGGTACAAGCTGGAGCACCCGCCTGCTCTATCCGTGA
- a CDS encoding secondary thiamine-phosphate synthase enzyme YjbQ, which translates to MSRAQPVQHIAQTTFTVHTRGRSLSEVTQRIAEAITASGVGTGLANVFVQHTSASLLIGENADPTVVADLERFFARLVPDGDPLFRHQDEGPDDMPAHVRSVLTGVSLSVPVHNGRPLLGTWQGVFLYEHRHEAHQRKITVTVTGH; encoded by the coding sequence ATGAGCCGTGCCCAGCCTGTGCAGCACATTGCCCAGACGACCTTCACCGTGCACACGCGCGGTCGTTCGCTCAGCGAGGTGACCCAGCGCATCGCCGAGGCCATCACGGCCAGCGGCGTGGGTACCGGGCTGGCCAACGTGTTCGTGCAGCACACCAGTGCGTCGCTGCTGATTGGCGAGAACGCCGATCCCACCGTGGTGGCCGATCTCGAACGATTCTTCGCCCGCCTCGTGCCCGACGGCGATCCGCTGTTCCGGCACCAGGACGAAGGCCCGGACGACATGCCGGCGCACGTGCGCTCGGTACTCACCGGCGTGTCGCTGTCGGTGCCCGTGCATAACGGCCGGCCGTTGCTCGGCACGTGGCAAGGGGTGTTCCTCTACGAACACCGCCACGAAGCGCACCAGCGGAAGATCACCGTGACCGTGACCGGTCACTGA
- a CDS encoding response regulator, translated as MTTSETLPRVVYADDHRMVAEGIERLLDGICELVAITQDGPGLLDSIREKRPDLILSDVNMPGGSGLDVLKTLRAEGDRTPFVFLTMHAEPALAATAMRAGANGYVLKVSAGEELLTALRHVFAGSTYVTPSLGTHYLHADTLGMQELTPKQLEVLRLVGAGMRSRHIADRLGLSVRTVEAHKYTIMQILDVHTTLELVRRAEDLGLLF; from the coding sequence GTGACGACCTCCGAAACCCTTCCCCGCGTCGTCTACGCCGACGACCACCGCATGGTGGCCGAGGGCATTGAACGCCTGCTCGACGGCATCTGCGAACTGGTCGCCATTACCCAGGACGGACCGGGCCTGCTCGATTCGATTCGCGAAAAGCGCCCCGACCTGATTCTCTCCGACGTGAACATGCCCGGCGGCAGCGGGCTGGATGTGCTGAAGACCCTGCGTGCCGAAGGCGACCGCACGCCGTTCGTTTTCCTGACCATGCACGCGGAGCCGGCACTGGCCGCCACGGCGATGCGCGCCGGGGCGAATGGCTATGTGCTGAAGGTGTCGGCGGGCGAAGAACTGCTCACGGCACTGCGCCACGTCTTTGCCGGATCCACGTATGTCACGCCGTCACTCGGCACGCATTACCTGCATGCGGATACGCTGGGCATGCAGGAGCTGACGCCCAAGCAACTGGAAGTGCTGCGCCTCGTGGGCGCCGGCATGCGCTCACGGCACATCGCGGACCGGCTCGGCCTGTCGGTGCGCACGGTGGAGGCGCACAAGTACACGATCATGCAGATTCTTGACGTGCACACCACGCTGGAACTGGTCCGCCGCGCGGAAGACCTCGGCCTGCTCTTCTAG
- a CDS encoding sensor histidine kinase yields MADIPAVSTRSLTVWCGGVFAGVSLAQVLSAALWNHQNGTHIVWFPGAVLLGAMVANAWQRWAALFFSAFVGLVATGVAFGLPLVDTALVIIAALLLVPVAAALLRQMPDALTRLDDFTRLGGLVLVAVVILPAVSAMLVEHASLYTAFRGTVLSDWANIAMAHSLGYVLYLPVWLSLRNPEAAVRHAGPLSPLYVGFMGTCLIVLGLVWYALGGRPALMPVMCLAPAPVVIFAIVRAQMTGSSITIFIIALMAAHLSVHGYGPFLADTPPNSTLAVQLWSLLAALCAMILSVVVEQRYSSRRALGRAHEDLRELAGRLIATQEQERARLARDLHDDINQRLAASSIGLSALRRRVDPTLHADVNHLRELLVSISEDVRQLSRQLHPSVLEHAGLRDALEALCHAPRRACALEIVLIADRGVDRLANDIALCFYRVTQEAIANALRHAAATRLTVKASVDADGASLWIFDNGRGFDPVEGAHARPGLGLISMNERAKLLGGRFELRSAPGKGVDLWMHIPLEPS; encoded by the coding sequence GTGGCGGACATTCCGGCGGTCTCGACACGGAGCCTCACCGTGTGGTGCGGCGGCGTGTTCGCGGGCGTCTCCCTGGCCCAGGTGCTCTCCGCGGCCTTGTGGAACCATCAGAACGGCACGCACATCGTGTGGTTTCCCGGCGCCGTGCTGCTGGGTGCCATGGTCGCCAATGCCTGGCAACGCTGGGCCGCCCTGTTCTTCAGTGCCTTCGTGGGCCTGGTCGCGACCGGCGTCGCCTTCGGGCTGCCCCTGGTCGATACCGCCCTGGTGATCATCGCGGCCCTGCTGCTCGTTCCCGTCGCGGCCGCCCTGTTGCGGCAGATGCCCGACGCCCTGACCCGCCTGGACGACTTCACCCGGCTGGGCGGACTGGTCCTGGTGGCCGTCGTCATCCTGCCTGCGGTCAGCGCCATGCTGGTCGAGCACGCCAGCCTCTACACCGCGTTCCGCGGGACGGTACTCAGCGACTGGGCGAACATCGCCATGGCCCATTCCCTGGGCTATGTGCTCTACCTGCCGGTGTGGCTCAGCCTGCGCAACCCGGAAGCCGCCGTGCGCCATGCGGGCCCGCTTTCGCCGCTGTACGTCGGCTTCATGGGAACCTGCCTCATCGTGCTGGGCCTGGTCTGGTATGCGCTGGGCGGCCGCCCTGCCCTGATGCCGGTGATGTGCCTCGCACCCGCACCCGTCGTGATCTTCGCCATCGTGCGCGCGCAGATGACCGGCAGCTCGATCACCATCTTCATCATCGCCCTGATGGCGGCCCACCTGAGCGTGCATGGGTATGGCCCGTTCCTCGCCGACACCCCGCCGAACAGCACGCTGGCGGTGCAGTTGTGGAGCCTGCTGGCGGCACTGTGCGCGATGATCCTTTCCGTGGTCGTGGAGCAGCGCTATTCGAGCCGCCGTGCCCTGGGTCGCGCGCACGAAGACCTGCGCGAACTGGCCGGGCGGCTCATCGCCACCCAGGAACAGGAACGCGCCCGCCTGGCGCGCGACCTGCACGACGATATCAACCAGCGCCTCGCGGCGTCGTCGATCGGTCTTTCCGCCTTGCGCCGGCGGGTGGATCCCACCCTGCATGCTGACGTGAACCACCTGCGTGAACTGCTCGTGTCGATCTCCGAGGACGTCCGCCAGCTATCCCGCCAGTTGCACCCGAGCGTGCTGGAGCATGCCGGCCTGCGCGATGCGCTCGAGGCCCTGTGCCACGCACCGCGGCGTGCCTGCGCGCTGGAAATCGTGCTCATCGCCGACCGCGGCGTGGATCGCCTGGCCAACGACATCGCCCTGTGTTTTTACCGCGTGACGCAGGAGGCCATCGCCAACGCGCTGCGCCACGCGGCGGCCACGCGACTTACCGTCAAGGCCTCGGTCGATGCCGACGGCGCCTCGCTGTGGATCTTCGACAACGGCCGTGGATTCGATCCGGTCGAGGGCGCACACGCGCGCCCCGGGCTGGGCTTGATCAGCATGAACGAACGCGCCAAGCTCCTCGGCGGCCGGTTCGAGCTTCGCAGCGCACCCGGCAAGGGCGTGGACTTATGGATGCATATACCGCTGGAGCCGTCGTGA
- a CDS encoding ABC transporter substrate-binding protein — MGPRRIVCLTEEPTETLYLLGEEARIVGISGFTVRPPAARRDKPKVSAFTSAKVDRILALEPDIAIGFSDIQADIAQALIKAGVEVWISNHRSVEGILDYIRRLGALVGVAAKADALADSLARGLDEVRDASSRLSRRPTVYFEEWDEPLISGIRWVSELIGIAGGNEALPHRATQSLAKHRIIADPAEVIATAPDIIIGSWCGKRFRPEHVAARTGWEAVPAIRDGELHEVKSPLILQPGPAALTDGVSELRRIIHGWASRHA; from the coding sequence ATGGGTCCGCGCCGCATCGTCTGCCTCACTGAAGAGCCCACGGAAACCCTGTACCTGCTCGGCGAAGAGGCGCGCATCGTCGGCATCAGCGGGTTCACCGTGCGCCCGCCTGCCGCGCGCCGGGACAAGCCCAAGGTCAGCGCCTTCACCAGCGCCAAGGTGGATCGCATCCTGGCGCTGGAGCCCGACATCGCCATCGGCTTCTCCGATATCCAGGCCGACATCGCCCAGGCGCTGATCAAGGCCGGCGTGGAGGTGTGGATCTCCAATCACCGCAGCGTGGAAGGCATCCTCGACTACATCCGCCGGCTCGGCGCACTGGTAGGCGTGGCCGCCAAAGCCGATGCCCTGGCCGACAGCCTCGCCCGCGGGCTGGACGAGGTACGCGACGCCTCGTCACGGCTTTCGCGCCGGCCCACGGTGTATTTCGAGGAATGGGACGAGCCGCTGATCTCGGGCATCCGCTGGGTTTCCGAGCTGATCGGCATCGCCGGCGGCAACGAGGCGCTGCCCCATCGGGCGACTCAGTCGCTGGCGAAGCACCGGATCATCGCCGACCCGGCCGAGGTGATCGCCACGGCGCCGGACATCATCATCGGTTCGTGGTGCGGCAAGCGGTTCCGCCCCGAGCACGTAGCGGCGCGCACCGGCTGGGAGGCCGTGCCGGCCATTCGCGACGGTGAACTGCACGAGGTGAAATCGCCCCTGATCCTCCAGCCTGGCCCGGCTGCGCTGACCGATGGCGTAAGCGAACTGCGCAGAATCATTCACGGATGGGCTTCCCGCCACGCGTAA
- a CDS encoding arginyltransferase yields the protein MTDRVRLFQTLPHACGYFAERTAQNLVVDPGAPNLDKLYGPALAKGFRRAGGHLYLPQCAACQACVPCRIVADRFAPDRTQRRCLARNADLTVSEAMPGFTHERHALYKRYLHARHSGGGMDAADADDFQRFLAAPWSPTLFLEFRKDDRLLGVAVTDVALAGVSAVYTFYDPDEKARSLGTWAIMQQVELARRRGIPYVYLGFWIAGHAKMDYKRRFHPLEVRRHGRWIEMP from the coding sequence ATGACCGACCGCGTCCGCCTGTTCCAGACCCTGCCGCATGCCTGCGGCTATTTCGCCGAGCGGACGGCGCAAAACCTCGTGGTCGATCCGGGCGCGCCCAACCTCGACAAGCTCTATGGGCCCGCGCTGGCGAAGGGCTTCCGCCGCGCCGGCGGCCACCTGTACCTGCCGCAGTGCGCGGCGTGCCAGGCCTGCGTGCCCTGCCGCATCGTCGCGGACCGCTTCGCGCCGGACCGGACGCAGCGCCGCTGCCTGGCCCGCAACGCGGACCTCACCGTCAGCGAAGCCATGCCGGGCTTCACCCATGAGCGGCACGCGCTGTACAAGCGCTACCTGCACGCCCGGCACAGCGGCGGCGGCATGGACGCCGCGGACGCCGACGACTTCCAGCGCTTCCTCGCGGCGCCCTGGAGCCCCACCCTGTTCCTGGAATTCCGCAAGGACGACCGGCTGCTCGGCGTCGCGGTCACCGATGTGGCGCTGGCCGGCGTCTCGGCCGTCTATACGTTTTACGACCCGGACGAAAAGGCACGCAGCCTGGGCACCTGGGCGATCATGCAGCAGGTGGAGCTGGCCCGTCGCCGGGGCATTCCGTACGTGTACCTGGGCTTCTGGATCGCCGGCCACGCGAAGATGGACTACAAGCGACGCTTCCACCCGCTGGAAGTGCGCCGGCACGGCCGTTGGATCGAAATGCCCTGA